GAAGGCGTCCGCCGCCCGGCGGGCCTCCTCGACCGGCACTCCGTCCAGCCGCAGCTCCCAGACGGAGGCCGTCAGCCGGTCGGCGAGTCCCGAGGTGCGGGCCTCGACCGCCTCGGTGATGTCGAGCCCGGTGGGCAGCGACTCGTCGAGGAGGGCCCTGAGCTGCTCCGGGTCGCGCGGTGCGGTGAGCGCGATCTCCAGGTACTCCGCCTCACTGCCCGTGCCGGTGGGTGCGGCATTGGCGTACGACACCTTCGGGTGCGGTGTGAAGCCTGCCGAGTAGGCCATCGGCACCTCGGCACGGCGCAACGCACGCTCGAAGGCGCGCTGGAAGTCACGGTGGCTGGTGAACCGGAGGCGGCCGCGCTTGGTGTAGCGCAGTCGGATGCGCTGCACCGCGGGTGCGGGCGGCGGGCCTTCGGGCTGTCGCTTGCCCAGTGTCGTTCAGTCCTTCGTGAGAGCGGTCGTACTGCTACCAAGAGTACGTGCCTCGGGCCCCGATGGTTCCCTCCGGCCGACCGGCTGTGGCTGCCGCGGCTCGCCGAAGAGCATCCTCCGGAAGTCGGCGCGGGCCTGACGTACGGACTCCCGGGCGGCGGCGAGCGCCTGCCGGGTGGCCCGTCCCACGCTGCGGGCGGCCTCGGCGGCGGGCCGCAGGAGGGTGTCCCGCACGACGTGCCCGACGGGTGTCAGCACGCTGCGGTACACCCACCGCACCGGTTCGACGAAGGTCCACCGCAGGAGGGTGCCGAGGAAGCGCCCGACGGCGAGCGAGATGTGCCCGGCGATGCGCCAGGCGTGGCCCAGCGCGTCCCACACCTCCCGGCCGATGACGGCGAGGACGCGTCCGGCCGGCGTGAGGATCCAGCGCCAGAGGGCGAGCGCGGGCAGGACGAGAAGGATGCGGGCGATCCAGTAGAGGACCATGCCGATGCCGGTGACGATCATGCGCACCAGCCACACGAGCCCCTTGCCGCACCAGCCGACGGCGCGGCCGACGGGCGCGAGGACCCAGGTGTACAGCCAGACAGCCGGTACGACGACCATGTACCGGGCAAGCCAGGCGACAACCGTCCAGACCCCGAAGCCGAGCGCGGCGAGCCCGGCGCCGAGCCCCTTCAGGACCCAGGCCACCGCGTGCCCGACAGGCGTGAGCAGCCGGGCGTACACCCAGCCGAGCGCGGCTCCGACGCCCCTCGCGAGCCAGGCCGCGGCCGCCCCGACGCCCCGGCCGGCCCAGGCGAGCGCGTGCCCCACCGGGGTCAGGACGCAGCGGTACAGCCAGACCAGGGGCACCACGAGAAGGACGTTCCCGAGCCATCCGAGGGCCTTGGCCACCGGGACGACGACGTACCGCCACAGCCCCACGAACGGCCAGACGAACACCGCCCGTCCGAGCCACAGCAGCGCCCGGCCGAGTGGCCGCAGCAGGGCGTCGTTCAGGAACCGGCCGGTGACGACGAGGGCGTCCCACAGCATCCGCACGGGCACGACGAGGACGAGCACGATGATCCGCACGGGAATCCGGATCGCGACGGCGAGACAGCCCTCGACCGCCTCCGGCTCGCGCCGGACCTGCGGCTCGGCCGGCCGTTCGCGCGGATCGACCCGCGCCTCAAAGCCCTCGCGGGGATGCTTCTCCAGATCCATACCGTCGTAGACGCCCTCAGGGGCCCGTCCGGATCCAGCCCCGCACAACCCCGCCCCGGTCTCCCGCGATTCCTCCACTCGGCCGCAAGATCATACGGCTCACGCGCGAGTGATCCGCGCCCGCAGCAGCCGGGGTGACTCCTCGAAACGGATACCGGGGGTCTCCCTCAGAGCATGGTGGGGTCCGCCGCCCCGTCCGTCTCCCAACGCAGGAGATCCCCCGGCTGGCACTCCAGCACCTCGCACAGCGCGGCGAGAGTGGAGAAGCGGACCGCCTTGGCGCGGCCGTTCTTGAGGACGGCCAGGTTGGCGGGGGTGATGCCGACGCGTTCCGCCAGTTCGCCCACGGACATCTTGCGTTTGGCCAGCATCACGTCGATGTCGACGGCGATCGGCATCAGATGACCTCTTCCAGCTCGGCCTGCATGCGGGCCGCCTCGATGTCGCGCGCGACGGCCTGCGCGAGCAGCATCCGCAGCACCAGCACGACCAGCGCGACGCCCAGCACGGCCATCACGACCCCGCACAGCAGAAGGACCACCCCGGGAGCGACGGCCTCGCCCGGCGCGAGCACGACCGCGAGCGCGAAGACCAGCAGGGCGGCCGCCACGAACGCGCCGATCACGATGTGCACGTAGCGGAAGGCGGCGCTGGAGAACACCGTCCCGCGACGCACCATCGTCACCAGCCGCCACACACAGACCACGACGACCTGGGCCGTCACGATACCCAGGACCGTGATCACAAGGATCGGGGTGCGCAGATACGCGTACTCGGGCCTGAGCCCGTTCATGTCGACGGCCAGCAGCGGCACCATCACCGCCTGCACGAACAGCGACCCCGCGAGCAACACCACGAGCACCCCGCGCAACGCCCCCACGGCCAGCTTCC
The Streptomyces tuirus genome window above contains:
- a CDS encoding DUF2975 domain-containing protein, giving the protein MGKLAVGALRGVLVVLLAGSLFVQAVMVPLLAVDMNGLRPEYAYLRTPILVITVLGIVTAQVVVVCVWRLVTMVRRGTVFSSAAFRYVHIVIGAFVAAALLVFALAVVLAPGEAVAPGVVLLLCGVVMAVLGVALVVLVLRMLLAQAVARDIEAARMQAELEEVI
- a CDS encoding helix-turn-helix domain-containing protein encodes the protein MPIAVDIDVMLAKRKMSVGELAERVGITPANLAVLKNGRAKAVRFSTLAALCEVLECQPGDLLRWETDGAADPTML
- a CDS encoding TIGR03936 family radical SAM-associated protein, with translation MQRIRLRYTKRGRLRFTSHRDFQRAFERALRRAEVPMAYSAGFTPHPKVSYANAAPTGTGSEAEYLEIALTAPRDPEQLRALLDESLPTGLDITEAVEARTSGLADRLTASVWELRLDGVPVEEARRAADAFNAAETVEVQRLAKNGVRTFDARSAVASLEVRGPEETHSSQADRPTDQPCAILRLVVRHVTPAVRPDDVLSGLRAVADLAPPVPAAVTRLAQGLFDEETGTVTDPLAPDREAVEAHSTAEPTAAATASA